The Streptomyces racemochromogenes DNA segment CAGCTCCACCTCCGCGAGGCCCTCCGCGCCTCCGGCCGCTACACCTTCGTCCCCGGCCGCGAGGTGCGCGACCTGGCCGGCCCGGGCGCGGTCCGGGACGACCACGGCGACGTCCACCGCGGTGACGCCGTCGTCCTCGCCACCGGCGCCTGGCTGTCCGGCCTGGTCCGCGAACTCGCCCCCGAACTGCCCGTCCGCCGCGTCCGGCTCCAGATGATGCAGACCGCCCCGCTGGGCGAGCCGCTCACCACCTCCGTCGCCGACGCCGACAGCTTCCGCTACTACCCCGCCTACCGCGGCGACGCGCTCGACGTCCTCAACGCCGAGCAGGCGCAGACACCCGTCGCCGCCGCGCACAGGATGCAGCTGCTGATGGTCCAGCGCCTCGACGGCGGACTGACCATCGGCGACACCCACGAGTACGAGCACCCCTTCGCGTTCGACACCCTCGAAGACCCCTACGACCACCTCACCCAGGTCGTCGAGTCCTTCCTGGGCCGGCCCCTGCCGAAGATCAGGCACCGCTGGGCCGGCGTGTACGCGCAGTGCACCGACACCACCCGCGTCGTCCACCGCCAGCAGGTGGCCGACGGCGTCTGGCTGGTGACCGGACCCGGCGGCCGCGGCATGACCTGCTCGCCCGCCATAGCCGAGACCACCGCGAACGAACTGGGCTGGTGAACCGCATGACCGACAACGTGCCCGACAACATCCCCGACAACGTGCCCGGCAACGTCCCCAACGGCATCCTCGGCAACGTCCCCAGGAAGCTGGTCGTCCTCGACATGGCCGGCACCACCGTCGCCGACGGCGGTCTCGTCGAGCGCGCCTTCGAGCAGGCCGCCGCCCGCCTCGGCGTCGAACCGGGCACCCCCGCCCACGCCGAGAAGCTCCAGTACGTCCGCGACACCATGGGCGAGTCGAAGATCTCCGTCTTCCGCCACCTCTTCGGCACGCAGGAGCGCGCCCGGCTCGCCAACTCCGCCTTCGAGGAGGCGTACGCGGAACTCGTCGACGGCGGCCTCGTCGCCCCGCTCCCCGGCGCCCGCGCCGCCATCGAGGAACTCCGCGCCGCCGGCCACACCGTCGCCCTGACCACCGGCTTCGCCCGCGTCACCCAGGACGCCATCCTCGACGCCCTCGGCTGGCGCGACCTCGCCGACCTCACCCTGTGCCCCGCCGACGCGGGCGGCCGCGGCCGCCCCTACCCGGACATGGTGCTGGCCGCGTTCCTGCGCACCGGCGCCGTGGCCGACGTACGCGACACCGTCGTCGCCGGCGACACCGCCTACGACATGCTCAGCGGCCGCCGCGCCGGCGCCGGCACCGTCGCCGGGGTCCTCACCGGCGCTCACGACCGCGCCACGCTGGCCGGACACGGCGCGACCCACGTACTCGGCTCCGTCACCGAGCTCCCCGCCCTCCTCGCCCCGCTCGCGGAGCCGTCGTGAGCGGCATCCGCTTCGACTCCGTCTCGGTCGCCTACCACGGCACCACCGTCCTGGACTCCCTCGACCTGACCGTCGAGCCCGGCGAGGTCATGGCCCTCCTCGGCCCCTCCGGATCCGGCAAGACCACCGCCCTGCGCGCGGTCGCCGGTTTCGTCCGGCCCGCCTCCGGGCGGGTGCTGCTCGGCGGCAGGGACGTCACCGCCCTGCCGCCGCACAAGCGCGGCATCGGGATGGTCGTCCAGCAGTACGCGCTCTTCCCGCACATGCGCGTCGAGGACAACGTCGCGTTCGGGCTCAGGGCGCAGAAGGCCCCCAAGGCGGAGGTCCCCGCCCGTGTCGCCGAGGCGCTGGAGATGACGGGGATGGCCGCCTACGCCCGCCGCTACCCCCGCGAACTGTCCGGCGGCCAGCAGCAGCGCGTCGCCATCGCCCGCGCCCTCGCCATCCGTCCCGGCGTCCTCCTCCTGGACGAGCCGCTCTCGGCCCTCGACGCCCAGTTGCGGTCCGGGATGCTGGCCGAGCTGGCCCGGCTGCACCGCGAACTGCCCGAGGTGTCCATCCTGTACGTCACCCACGACCAGGTCGAGGCGCTGACGCTGGCCGACCGGATCGCCGTCATGGACCGGGCCCGCCTCCAGGACTGCGGCACCCCGCAGCAGCTGTACCGGGCGCCGCGCACCGAGTTCACCGCGTCCTTCGTCGGCAACGCCAACCTGCTGCCGGTGACGGTGGCCGACGGCGGGGCCGTCTTCGCGGGCCGCCCGCTGGCCCTCGACGCCGGGCCCGCGGCCCCGGGCTCCACCGCCACCCTGTGCGTACGCCCGCACCTGCTCGGACTCGGCGAGGGGCCGAACGCCCTGCGCGGCACGATCACCGAGGTGCAGTGGCGCGGCTCGACGCACCGGCTGTACGTGGACGTGGGCGGGCACCGGGTGAAGGCGGACCTGCCCGAGCTGAGGGAGACCCCGGCGCTGGGCGACGAGGTGACCCTGCACTTCGAGCCCCGCGACGCGGTGCTGCTGGCGGCGGGGGTCTGTGATGGCTGAGGCCACCTCGCCGGCCCCCGCCCGGCACGCCCCCGCTCCGCCGGCCCCCGCTCCGCCGGCCCCCGCTCCGCCGGCCCACACTCCCCCGGCCCCCAGCCCCGGCCCGGACACCCCCAGCCCCGGCCCGGACACCCCCGGCGCCGGCCCCGACCCGCGGCTGAGCCTGCCCCGCGCCGTCTGGGCGCTGCCCCCGGTGGTGGTGCTGGTGCTGGTGTTCCTCTACCCCCTCGCGCTGGTCGTCCGGCAGTCCTTCACCCCCGAGAACGGCGGCGGCGCCCTCGACGCCTACTCCGCCGTCTTCGCCTCGAACGCCTTCCGCGAGGCCCTCGGCACCACCGTCTGGCTGGCCGTCGGCGCCACCGCCGGCTGCCTCCTCCTCGGCTTCACCCTCGCCCTGGTCATCGCGTTCGTACCGTTCCCCGGGGCCAGGGCCGTCGCCAAGTTCATCGACGTCTTCCTCTCCTTCCCCTCCTTCCTCATCACCCTCGCCCTGCTCTTCATCTACGGCTCGGTGGGCATGGCCAACGGCGTCTGGACCGGCGTCCTCGGCGTCTCCGAGGGCCCCTTCCACTTCCTCACCACTCCCTGGGGCGTCCTCCTCGCGGAGATCACGTACTTCACCCCCTTCGTGATGCGCCCGCTGCTCGCCGCCTTCTCCCAGCTGGACACCGCTCAGCTGGAGGTCGCCGCGGGCCTCGGCGCCCGCCCCGCCCGGATCGTCCGGCAGGTGATCCTCCCCGAGGCCCTGCCCGCCCTGGCCGCCGGCGGCAGCCTCGTCCTCGTCCTGTGCCTCAACGAGTTCGGGATCGTCCTGTTCACCGGGGCCAAGGACGTCACGACCCTGCCGATGCTCGTCTACGGCAAGGCGATCCTCGAATCCGACTACGCGGCCGCCTGCGTGGTCGCCGTCGTCAACATCGCGATATCCGTCGGCCTGTTCGGCCTCTACCGGGTGGTGGGCAAGCGTGCTGGTGCATAGCAAGGGCGGCCGCTGGGCCGCCTGGGGCCTGTTCGGCGTCCTCTTCCTGCCCCTCTTCGCCCTGCCCCTCCTCGTGGTGGTGGCCGCCTCCTTCGCCACCCACTGGTCCGGGGCCCTGCCCTCCGGCCCGACCACGGCGAACTACGCCGCGGCCGTCCGCGGGGAGTCCCTCCAGGCCCTGACCACCTCCCTGGCCACCGCCCTGGCCGCGAGCCTGCTCGCGCTGACCGTCGGCACCTGGGCCGCGCTGGCCGCCGCGTCCCTCGGCCGGCGCGGCAAGCGGTGCCTGGACGCCCTGTTCGTGCTGCCCGTCGCCGTGCCGTCCGTGGTCGTCGGACTCGCCGTGCTCGTCGCCTTCAGCCGGCCGCCCGTCCTCCTCAACGGCACCGGCTCCATCGTCGTCCTGGCGCACACGGTCCTCGTCACGGCGTTCGCCTACCAGTCGGTTTCCGCGGCCATCGTCCGTCTCGACCCCGCGTACGAGCAGGCCGCGGCCTCCCTGGGCGCCCGTCCCGGCCGCGTGCTGTGGCGGATCCGCCTCCCGCTCCTGCTGCCGTCCCTCACCGCGGCCGCGGGTCTGTGCTTCGCCCTCTCCATGGGCGAGCTGAGCGCCACGATGATGCTCTACCCGCCGGACTGGATGCCCCTCCCGGTCCGGATCTTCACCGCCACCGACCGCGGTTCGCTCTTCGCCGGCTCCGCCGTCGCCGTGGTCCTGATGGCCACCACCCTGCTGGTGCTGCTGGCCGTCTCCCGCGTCCGCACCCGCGCCTCCTACCGCTGACTCCCTCCGGTAACCCCGCCCCCGCCGACCCCCCTCCGGTGTCCCCGTCCCCCGCAGACTCCCTTTCCCCGTAAGGAAGTTCCATGACCGGCACGTCCACGTCCACGTCCACGTTCACGCTCCGCACCGCCGCCGCCCTCACCGGCGGCCTCGCCCTCGCCGCCTCCCTCACCGCCTGCGGCGGCGGATCCACCCCGGCCGCCGACGCCGGGGACGGCGGCGAGAAGGTGGTCACCGTCTACAGCGCCGACGGACTCAAGAGCGACAAGGGCGACGGCTG contains these protein-coding regions:
- a CDS encoding HAD family hydrolase; the protein is MAGTTVADGGLVERAFEQAAARLGVEPGTPAHAEKLQYVRDTMGESKISVFRHLFGTQERARLANSAFEEAYAELVDGGLVAPLPGARAAIEELRAAGHTVALTTGFARVTQDAILDALGWRDLADLTLCPADAGGRGRPYPDMVLAAFLRTGAVADVRDTVVAGDTAYDMLSGRRAGAGTVAGVLTGAHDRATLAGHGATHVLGSVTELPALLAPLAEPS
- a CDS encoding TIGR03364 family FAD-dependent oxidoreductase: MRVIVVGGGVVGTMHAWQAVQRGHEVVQIEREAEARGASLRNFGQIWVSGRAGGEELDTALRARELWERIGAEVPGLGFRAIGSLTPVRNAREYAVAEAAAARPDAAARGYELVSAAEARAVNPALRGAFEAALWCERDAAVEPRTAQLHLREALRASGRYTFVPGREVRDLAGPGAVRDDHGDVHRGDAVVLATGAWLSGLVRELAPELPVRRVRLQMMQTAPLGEPLTTSVADADSFRYYPAYRGDALDVLNAEQAQTPVAAAHRMQLLMVQRLDGGLTIGDTHEYEHPFAFDTLEDPYDHLTQVVESFLGRPLPKIRHRWAGVYAQCTDTTRVVHRQQVADGVWLVTGPGGRGMTCSPAIAETTANELGW
- a CDS encoding ABC transporter permease; the protein is MLVHSKGGRWAAWGLFGVLFLPLFALPLLVVVAASFATHWSGALPSGPTTANYAAAVRGESLQALTTSLATALAASLLALTVGTWAALAAASLGRRGKRCLDALFVLPVAVPSVVVGLAVLVAFSRPPVLLNGTGSIVVLAHTVLVTAFAYQSVSAAIVRLDPAYEQAAASLGARPGRVLWRIRLPLLLPSLTAAAGLCFALSMGELSATMMLYPPDWMPLPVRIFTATDRGSLFAGSAVAVVLMATTLLVLLAVSRVRTRASYR
- a CDS encoding ABC transporter ATP-binding protein; this translates as MSGIRFDSVSVAYHGTTVLDSLDLTVEPGEVMALLGPSGSGKTTALRAVAGFVRPASGRVLLGGRDVTALPPHKRGIGMVVQQYALFPHMRVEDNVAFGLRAQKAPKAEVPARVAEALEMTGMAAYARRYPRELSGGQQQRVAIARALAIRPGVLLLDEPLSALDAQLRSGMLAELARLHRELPEVSILYVTHDQVEALTLADRIAVMDRARLQDCGTPQQLYRAPRTEFTASFVGNANLLPVTVADGGAVFAGRPLALDAGPAAPGSTATLCVRPHLLGLGEGPNALRGTITEVQWRGSTHRLYVDVGGHRVKADLPELRETPALGDEVTLHFEPRDAVLLAAGVCDG
- a CDS encoding 2-aminoethylphosphonate ABC transporter permease subunit — translated: MAEATSPAPARHAPAPPAPAPPAPAPPAHTPPAPSPGPDTPSPGPDTPGAGPDPRLSLPRAVWALPPVVVLVLVFLYPLALVVRQSFTPENGGGALDAYSAVFASNAFREALGTTVWLAVGATAGCLLLGFTLALVIAFVPFPGARAVAKFIDVFLSFPSFLITLALLFIYGSVGMANGVWTGVLGVSEGPFHFLTTPWGVLLAEITYFTPFVMRPLLAAFSQLDTAQLEVAAGLGARPARIVRQVILPEALPALAAGGSLVLVLCLNEFGIVLFTGAKDVTTLPMLVYGKAILESDYAAACVVAVVNIAISVGLFGLYRVVGKRAGA